The Candidatus Eisenbacteria bacterium genome includes a region encoding these proteins:
- the rny gene encoding ribonuclease Y, giving the protein MLSVVIAAAAVVAFGVGWFVRSQLGRARLRSAEQRAQSVLEEARREADAARRDALLLAREEALRLKQEVERESGQIRAAQLEAERAFQQKEAAFSRRVEVIDKKERDLRRSETDVAARETVIATRTGELDQAIREQTERLARIAGMTPEDARAQLIATIETEARAEAGRRAAEIRDTATRNAEREARKVIALALQRYAGDHVSETSVSVVHLPSDDMKGRIIGREGRNIRSFEIITGVDVIIDDTPEAVILSGFDPVRREIARLSLERLVADGRIHPARIEEVVAKVKAEVDGKIQELGENACLEVGVAGVHPELARYLGRLHYRTSYGQNILRHSIEVAHLAGMMAAEIGMDQKTAKRGGLMHDIGKAIDHDQEGTHPALGMELAARYGEPQPVLDAIGFHHDDYAGGSLWPVLIAAADAISGARPGARRESLEVYIKRLESLEKIANAFPGVEKSYAIQAGREVRIMVEHHRVDDARAQGLAGEIARRIEKELQYPGQIRVTVIRETRAVDYAK; this is encoded by the coding sequence ATGCTGTCCGTCGTGATCGCGGCCGCGGCCGTGGTCGCCTTCGGAGTGGGTTGGTTCGTCCGCTCCCAGCTCGGCCGTGCCCGGCTGCGCTCGGCCGAGCAGCGTGCTCAGTCGGTGCTCGAGGAGGCCCGGCGCGAAGCCGACGCCGCGCGCCGCGACGCGCTCCTGCTGGCGCGCGAGGAGGCGCTTCGGCTCAAGCAGGAGGTCGAGCGCGAGTCCGGGCAGATCCGCGCCGCGCAGCTCGAGGCCGAACGCGCGTTTCAGCAGAAGGAGGCCGCGTTCAGCCGCCGGGTCGAGGTCATCGACAAGAAGGAGCGCGACCTGCGCAGGAGCGAGACGGACGTCGCCGCCCGCGAGACCGTCATCGCCACCCGCACCGGCGAGCTGGACCAGGCGATCCGCGAGCAGACCGAGCGTCTGGCCCGCATCGCCGGCATGACGCCGGAGGACGCGCGCGCGCAGCTCATCGCCACCATCGAGACCGAGGCGCGCGCCGAAGCCGGCCGCCGCGCCGCCGAGATTCGCGACACCGCGACCCGCAACGCCGAGCGGGAGGCCCGCAAGGTCATCGCGCTCGCCCTGCAGCGCTATGCCGGGGACCATGTCAGCGAGACGAGCGTCTCGGTGGTCCACCTGCCGAGCGACGACATGAAGGGTCGCATCATCGGCCGCGAGGGCCGCAACATCCGCTCCTTCGAGATCATCACCGGCGTGGACGTGATCATCGACGACACGCCCGAGGCGGTGATCCTGTCGGGTTTCGACCCCGTGCGCCGCGAGATCGCGCGCCTTTCGCTCGAGCGGCTGGTCGCCGACGGCCGCATTCATCCGGCGCGCATCGAGGAGGTCGTCGCCAAGGTGAAGGCCGAGGTGGACGGGAAGATCCAGGAGCTCGGCGAGAACGCCTGCCTGGAGGTCGGCGTCGCCGGCGTGCACCCCGAGCTCGCGCGCTACCTCGGGCGGCTCCACTACCGCACCAGCTACGGCCAGAACATCCTCCGGCACTCGATCGAGGTCGCGCACCTCGCCGGCATGATGGCCGCCGAGATCGGCATGGACCAGAAGACGGCCAAGCGCGGCGGACTGATGCACGACATCGGCAAGGCCATTGACCACGACCAGGAGGGCACGCACCCGGCGCTCGGCATGGAGCTGGCCGCCCGCTACGGCGAGCCGCAGCCGGTGCTCGACGCGATCGGGTTCCACCACGACGACTACGCCGGCGGCAGCCTGTGGCCGGTGCTGATCGCCGCGGCCGACGCCATTTCGGGCGCGCGCCCGGGCGCGAGGCGCGAGAGCCTCGAGGTCTACATCAAGCGGCTCGAGTCGCTGGAGAAGATCGCCAACGCGTTCCCGGGGGTCGAGAAGAGCTACGCGATCCAGGCGGGACGCGAGGTGCGGATCATGGTCGAGCACCACCGCGTGGACGACGCCCGCGCACAGGGCCTCGCCGGCGAGATCGCCAGACGCATCGAGAAGGAACTTCAGTACCCGGGCCAGATCCGGGTGACCGTCATCCGCGAGACGCGTGCCGTGGACTACGCGAAATAG
- a CDS encoding bifunctional 5,10-methylenetetrahydrofolate dehydrogenase/5,10-methenyltetrahydrofolate cyclohydrolase, giving the protein MSYARGEGARGTARLLTGAEPAESAGIEARLRAKALLDEGVQPRLALVSVGDNPASQVYLKKKGEACVAAGIVAERVKFPAGTMTDEVVRKVRSLGEDPGVHGILVQLPLAEPADGQAVLEAIPPFKDVDGFHPENAGRLVLGLPGFVPATPFGVLRLLQHYEIPTKGRHAVVLGRSHIVGRPMSILLSSKGCDATVTVGHSASGPLLQSMAREADILVAAVGRRHMVTADWVKPGAVVVDVGIHRVPPGPGETKGRITGDVEFESVKHVASAITPVPGGVGPMTVAMVVLNTVIAAERQAVKVRA; this is encoded by the coding sequence ATGTCCTACGCCCGCGGCGAGGGAGCCCGCGGCACCGCGCGACTGCTGACCGGGGCCGAGCCGGCCGAGAGCGCGGGCATCGAGGCGCGCCTGCGCGCGAAGGCGCTGCTCGACGAGGGCGTCCAGCCCCGGCTCGCGCTCGTCTCGGTCGGCGACAATCCGGCTTCGCAGGTCTACCTGAAGAAGAAGGGGGAGGCCTGTGTCGCCGCCGGCATCGTCGCCGAGCGCGTGAAGTTCCCCGCCGGCACCATGACCGACGAGGTCGTGCGCAAGGTCCGCTCGCTCGGCGAGGACCCGGGCGTGCACGGCATCCTCGTGCAGCTGCCGCTGGCCGAGCCGGCCGACGGCCAGGCCGTGCTCGAGGCGATCCCGCCTTTCAAGGACGTGGACGGCTTCCATCCCGAGAACGCCGGCCGGCTCGTGCTCGGGCTGCCGGGGTTCGTGCCCGCGACTCCGTTCGGCGTTCTGCGCCTGCTTCAGCACTACGAGATCCCGACGAAGGGCAGGCACGCGGTCGTGCTCGGCCGCAGCCACATCGTCGGCCGGCCCATGAGCATCCTGCTGTCGAGCAAGGGCTGCGACGCGACGGTCACCGTCGGACACAGCGCGAGCGGCCCCCTGTTGCAGTCCATGGCGCGGGAAGCGGACATCCTCGTGGCGGCGGTGGGGCGACGGCACATGGTGACGGCGGACTGGGTCAAGCCCGGCGCCGTCGTCGTGGACGTCGGCATCCACAGGGTGCCGCCCGGCCCCGGCGAGACGAAGGGCCGCATCACGGGCGACGTCGAGTTCGAGAGCGTGAAGCACGTCGCCTCGGCGATCACGCCCGTGCCGGGCGGCGTCGGCCCGATGACGGTCGCGATGGTCGTGCTGAACACGGTGATCGCCGCCGAGCGGCAGGCCGTGAAGGTGCGCGCCTGA
- the xseA gene encoding exodeoxyribonuclease VII large subunit, which yields MATLPTPDERILTVGELARALKETLNASFPAVWVKGELSGVKRYDSGHVYFSLKDATPAVVQAAMFRNWAAKLAFDPKDGAEVEAYGEIDYYAPSGRCQMLVRAMRPAGLGALLLQLEELRRRLAAEGLFDPARKRPLPPYPARVGIVTSPIGAAVRDIVKVLRARWPGIGIVLAPVKVQGAGAAQEIAAAIGRFNRHGGVDLLIVGRGGGSLEDLWAFNEEPVVRAIAASAIPVISAVGHEVDTTLADLAADVRAATPSHAAELSVRDAAELRRLVVARGERARRDVLRLVQLHRRRVEEMHGKYGFRRVRDVFGNLQQRIDDARGRIETAVKARVRGARLDSDRLVRAWALRDFARRLEERRDDVAGLARRMQNTVVEAALRERRRLVALLAQLRALSPRNVLERGYTLARGADGRLLRGPDGLAAGDVVTLEFARGEAETVVRMVRKGGRHGEEDRRG from the coding sequence ATGGCGACCCTGCCCACGCCCGACGAGCGCATCCTCACGGTCGGCGAGCTCGCGCGCGCCCTCAAGGAGACGCTGAACGCCTCCTTTCCGGCCGTGTGGGTGAAGGGCGAGCTCTCGGGAGTCAAGCGGTACGACAGCGGTCACGTCTACTTCAGCCTCAAGGACGCGACACCCGCGGTGGTGCAGGCGGCGATGTTCCGCAACTGGGCCGCGAAGCTCGCGTTCGATCCGAAGGACGGCGCCGAGGTCGAGGCCTACGGCGAGATCGACTACTACGCGCCCAGCGGCCGCTGCCAGATGCTGGTGCGGGCGATGCGTCCGGCCGGGCTCGGCGCGCTGCTGCTGCAGCTCGAGGAGCTCAGGCGCCGGCTCGCGGCCGAGGGACTGTTCGATCCCGCCCGCAAGCGGCCGTTGCCGCCGTACCCCGCGCGCGTCGGCATCGTCACCTCGCCCATCGGCGCGGCGGTCCGCGACATCGTCAAGGTCCTGCGCGCGCGCTGGCCGGGCATCGGCATCGTCCTCGCACCGGTCAAGGTGCAGGGAGCCGGCGCGGCGCAGGAGATCGCCGCGGCGATCGGGCGGTTCAATCGTCACGGCGGCGTGGACCTGCTGATCGTCGGCCGCGGCGGCGGCTCTCTCGAGGACCTGTGGGCGTTCAACGAGGAGCCCGTCGTGCGCGCCATCGCCGCGTCCGCGATCCCGGTGATCAGCGCCGTCGGACACGAGGTGGACACGACGCTCGCCGACCTCGCCGCCGACGTGCGCGCGGCGACCCCGAGCCACGCGGCCGAGCTCTCGGTGCGCGACGCCGCCGAGCTGCGGCGCCTCGTCGTCGCGCGCGGCGAGCGCGCCCGTCGCGACGTGCTGCGCCTCGTGCAGCTCCACCGCCGTCGTGTCGAGGAGATGCACGGCAAGTACGGGTTCCGGCGCGTGCGCGACGTGTTCGGCAACCTGCAGCAGCGCATTGACGACGCCCGCGGCCGCATCGAGACGGCCGTGAAGGCGCGCGTCCGCGGAGCCCGGCTCGACTCCGATCGCCTGGTGCGGGCGTGGGCGCTGCGCGATTTCGCCCGCCGCTTGGAGGAGCGCCGCGACGACGTCGCCGGGCTCGCGCGGCGGATGCAGAACACGGTCGTCGAGGCCGCGCTGCGCGAACGCCGGCGCCTCGTGGCGCTGCTTGCCCAGCTGCGCGCGCTTTCTCCCCGCAACGTGCTGGAACGCGGATACACGCTGGCCCGCGGGGCCGACGGACGGCTGCTGCGCGGGCCGGACGGGCTCGCGGCCGGCGACGTCGTCACCCTCGAGTTCGCGCGCGGCGAAGCCGAAACGGTCGTGCGCATGGTTCGCAAAGGAGGCAGGCATGGCGAAGAAGACCGCCGCGGATAG
- a CDS encoding exodeoxyribonuclease VII small subunit, which produces MAKKTAADSGPQPSFEEALKRLETIVEELEGGELSLEDSIARYEEGTRLSRRLTQQLDEAEKRIERLSENEAGETSTEPLELEERPGAPEGELPF; this is translated from the coding sequence ATGGCGAAGAAGACCGCCGCGGATAGCGGCCCGCAGCCGTCGTTCGAGGAGGCGCTCAAGCGCCTCGAGACCATCGTCGAGGAACTGGAGGGCGGCGAACTCTCGCTCGAGGACTCGATCGCCCGCTACGAGGAAGGCACCCGGCTCTCGCGAAGGCTGACGCAGCAGCTCGACGAGGCCGAAAAGCGCATCGAGCGCCTCTCCGAGAACGAGGCGGGCGAGACGTCCACCGAACCCCTCGAGCTCGAAGAGCGCCCGGGCGCGCCCGAGGGCGAGCTGCCGTTCTGA
- a CDS encoding polyprenyl synthetase family protein, which yields MPRATAKPLLSAGSRDLGLRLAEFERALARAVRERAGGPARLGTALRYAALSPGKRLRPMLVLTACEAVGGDWRRALPAAVAVECVHAFSLVHDDLPAMDDDDYRRGRLTTHKKFGEALGILAGDALQAFAFEELSRLREAGVPDARVVDAVRRLARAAGADQLIGGQALDLAAEGRRASAASVRDIHVRKTGALMGACLAIGALAGDADARTADRLEAAGIQLGFAFQITDDLLNAGSSLRTLGKRAGTDAARGKATYPVAVGEKRARAECARLVRGVRAAIARSCERPDLLLQILEATAKRER from the coding sequence ATGCCGCGAGCGACCGCGAAGCCGCTGCTCTCCGCCGGCAGCCGCGACCTGGGCCTGCGGCTCGCCGAGTTCGAACGGGCGCTCGCGCGCGCCGTGCGCGAACGCGCGGGCGGGCCTGCTCGTCTGGGAACGGCGCTGCGCTACGCGGCACTCTCGCCCGGCAAGCGCCTGCGCCCGATGCTGGTCCTCACCGCCTGCGAGGCGGTGGGCGGCGATTGGCGGCGGGCCCTTCCGGCCGCGGTCGCGGTCGAGTGCGTGCACGCCTTCTCGCTCGTTCACGACGATCTGCCGGCGATGGACGACGACGACTACCGGCGGGGGCGGCTGACGACGCATAAGAAGTTCGGCGAGGCGCTCGGCATTCTCGCAGGGGACGCGCTGCAGGCGTTCGCGTTCGAGGAGCTGTCGCGACTGCGCGAGGCCGGCGTGCCCGACGCGCGGGTCGTGGACGCGGTGCGCCGGCTGGCGCGCGCGGCCGGCGCCGACCAGCTGATCGGCGGCCAGGCGCTCGATCTGGCGGCCGAGGGCCGGCGCGCGAGCGCCGCCTCGGTGCGCGACATCCACGTGCGCAAGACCGGGGCGCTGATGGGAGCGTGCCTGGCGATCGGCGCGCTCGCCGGCGATGCCGACGCCCGCACCGCCGACCGGCTGGAGGCCGCCGGGATCCAGCTCGGCTTCGCGTTCCAGATCACCGACGACCTGCTGAACGCCGGTTCGTCGCTGCGCACGCTCGGCAAGCGCGCCGGCACCGACGCGGCCCGCGGCAAGGCCACCTACCCGGTCGCGGTGGGCGAAAAGCGCGCCCGCGCCGAGTGCGCCCGGCTCGTGCGCGGCGTGCGCGCCGCGATCGCGCGCTCCTGCGAACGGCCGGATCTGCTGCTGCAGATCCTCGAGGCGACGGCGAAGCGGGAACGCTGA
- a CDS encoding divergent PAP2 family protein, which translates to MAGKEVVTEPFWIALLVGLVVQFYKGISQYFVTGRWNLHRFVQTGGMPSSHSAAVAALSTAVGLQQGFTSALFGVTLYFSLIVMYDAAGLRRAAGRQATVLNRLIESHFKHPEGDTQKLMELLGHTPFEVFVGASLGVLSALLWNRIHPI; encoded by the coding sequence CTGGCCGGCAAGGAGGTCGTTACGGAACCGTTCTGGATCGCGCTGCTGGTGGGTCTGGTCGTGCAGTTCTACAAGGGCATTTCGCAGTACTTCGTGACCGGTCGCTGGAACCTGCACCGGTTCGTCCAGACGGGCGGCATGCCGAGCTCGCACTCGGCCGCGGTCGCCGCCCTGAGCACGGCGGTCGGGCTGCAGCAGGGGTTCACGTCCGCGCTCTTCGGCGTCACCCTTTACTTCAGCCTCATCGTGATGTACGACGCGGCCGGGCTGCGGCGCGCCGCCGGCCGCCAGGCCACGGTGCTCAACCGCCTGATCGAAAGTCACTTCAAGCACCCGGAAGGCGACACGCAGAAACTGATGGAGCTGCTGGGCCACACCCCTTTCGAAGTCTTTGTCGGCGCCTCGCTGGGCGTCCTCAGCGCCCTCCTCTGGAACCGGATCCATCCGATATGA
- a CDS encoding 1-deoxy-D-xylulose-5-phosphate synthase: MSLLEGIHSPADLRALSREQLPLLAAEIRHVIIQTVARNAGHLAPNLGVVELTLALHRVFDSPRDRILWDVGHQSYPHKLVTGRFERFHTLRQLDGIAGYPRRAESEHDPFGTSHGSTSISAALGFAAARDLKGGDHHVIAVIGDGALTGGMAFEGLNNAGELGKRLILVLNDNEMSISPNIGAIHRYLTKLTTSRIYRRFEHDVWDLLGKLPKALRAQQGASRVKEGLQNMVAPTILFEEMGLKYFGPIDGHDLGVLEETLSDLKRFEGPVLLHVVTSKGKGYLPAESDRTTFHGVGVFDPESGVASKGAKKTYSHVFGETAVLIGERMPTAVAVTAAMTDNTGLTRFAKTFPERFFDVGMAEEHAVTFSAGLAAEGLTPLTAIYSTFLQRGFDQIIHDCAVQDLKIVLCLDRAGLVGDDGAPQHGCFDVGYLRMIPGTVVMQPRNGEELRDMLWTAAHWPGTRPIAVRYPRSPIPEDALPEREPRLLEIGAAEQMRAGGDVAIWALGTMVQPSLEAAERLAGDGVSATVVNARFAAPLDERMLAGLARSVGRIVTVEENVPMGGFGSAVSEALDRMGLAHVPVRRIALPREFVLHGKREQLLRAAGLDAEGIARETLAFVRQSQRQLT, encoded by the coding sequence ATGAGCCTGCTCGAAGGTATCCATTCGCCCGCCGACCTGCGTGCCCTCTCGCGCGAACAGCTTCCGCTGCTCGCCGCCGAGATCCGCCACGTCATCATCCAGACGGTCGCCCGCAACGCCGGCCACCTGGCTCCCAACCTGGGCGTGGTCGAGCTGACGCTGGCGCTGCACCGCGTCTTCGATTCGCCGCGCGACCGGATCCTGTGGGACGTCGGCCACCAGTCGTACCCGCACAAGCTCGTCACCGGGCGTTTCGAGCGTTTCCACACGCTGCGCCAGCTGGACGGCATCGCCGGTTATCCGCGGCGCGCCGAGAGCGAGCACGACCCGTTCGGCACGAGCCACGGCAGCACCTCGATCTCGGCGGCGCTGGGCTTCGCGGCCGCGCGCGACCTGAAGGGCGGGGATCACCACGTCATCGCGGTCATCGGCGACGGGGCGCTCACCGGCGGCATGGCGTTCGAGGGGCTCAACAACGCCGGCGAGCTCGGCAAGCGTCTGATCCTCGTCCTCAACGACAACGAGATGAGCATCTCGCCCAACATCGGCGCGATCCACCGCTACCTGACCAAGCTCACGACCAGCCGCATCTACCGGCGCTTCGAACACGACGTCTGGGACCTGCTCGGCAAGCTGCCGAAGGCGCTGCGCGCGCAGCAGGGGGCGAGCCGCGTCAAGGAAGGACTGCAGAACATGGTCGCGCCGACGATCCTGTTCGAGGAGATGGGCCTGAAGTACTTCGGGCCGATCGATGGTCACGACCTCGGCGTGCTCGAGGAGACTCTCTCGGACCTCAAGCGTTTCGAGGGGCCGGTGCTCCTGCACGTCGTCACGAGCAAGGGCAAGGGCTACCTGCCGGCCGAGTCCGATCGCACCACCTTCCACGGCGTCGGCGTCTTCGACCCCGAATCGGGCGTCGCCTCGAAGGGCGCGAAGAAGACCTATTCGCACGTCTTCGGCGAGACGGCCGTGCTGATCGGCGAGCGGATGCCCACCGCGGTGGCGGTGACCGCCGCGATGACCGACAACACCGGCCTGACGAGGTTCGCGAAGACCTTCCCGGAACGCTTCTTCGACGTCGGGATGGCCGAGGAGCACGCGGTGACGTTCTCGGCCGGGCTGGCGGCCGAAGGCCTGACGCCGCTCACCGCCATCTATTCGACGTTCCTGCAGCGGGGCTTCGATCAGATCATCCACGACTGCGCCGTCCAGGACCTGAAGATCGTCCTGTGCCTCGACCGCGCCGGACTGGTCGGGGACGACGGCGCGCCGCAGCACGGCTGCTTCGACGTCGGCTACCTGCGCATGATTCCGGGCACGGTCGTGATGCAGCCGCGCAACGGCGAGGAGCTGCGCGACATGCTGTGGACCGCCGCCCACTGGCCGGGCACCCGTCCGATCGCCGTGCGCTACCCGCGCTCGCCGATTCCCGAGGACGCGCTGCCCGAGCGCGAGCCGCGCCTGCTCGAAATTGGCGCCGCCGAGCAAATGCGGGCCGGCGGCGACGTGGCGATCTGGGCGCTCGGCACCATGGTGCAACCCTCGCTCGAAGCGGCCGAGCGGCTCGCGGGCGACGGAGTTTCGGCCACGGTCGTCAACGCCCGCTTCGCCGCGCCGCTCGACGAACGCATGCTCGCGGGGCTCGCGCGCAGCGTCGGTCGCATCGTCACGGTCGAGGAGAACGTGCCGATGGGCGGCTTCGGCAGCGCCGTGAGCGAGGCGCTGGACCGCATGGGGCTGGCGCACGTGCCCGTGCGCCGCATCGCGCTGCCGCGCGAGTTCGTGCTGCACGGCAAGCGCGAGCAGTTGCTGCGCGCGGCCGGGCTCGATGCCGAGGGCATCGCGCGCGAAACTCTCGCGTTCGTGCGGCAGTCGCAGCGCCAGCTCACGTGA
- a CDS encoding NAD(+)/NADH kinase: MSPRPRRIAIAGHTGRPSVRREALRLHARLRRSGAQVRIERELAAACGVAGEPMRELGRWCEAMISLGGDGTILHAARALAGRRGVLLPVNFGGLGFLAAAEERELAAAVTAAFAGRWPVVARTGVETALRRHRDGRGRSRGFALNDVVVRSATSFSAVHLRVTALGLDLGHLVADGLIAASASGSTAYSLSAGGPIVAPDLDALVVTPACAHSLASRSLVLAPGSVLKARVLTNRPALLVLDGQEAVELARHDEVEITLARRVVRVYQNPERPFLRALQRKLGWQGSEKRSL; encoded by the coding sequence GTGAGCCCGCGCCCGCGCCGCATCGCCATCGCCGGCCACACGGGCCGGCCGTCGGTGCGACGCGAGGCGCTGCGCCTGCACGCCCGCCTGCGGCGATCCGGCGCGCAGGTCCGCATCGAGCGCGAGCTGGCCGCCGCCTGCGGGGTCGCCGGCGAGCCGATGCGGGAGCTCGGCCGGTGGTGCGAGGCGATGATCTCGCTGGGCGGAGACGGCACGATCCTGCACGCGGCACGCGCGCTCGCGGGCCGCCGCGGCGTGCTGCTGCCCGTCAACTTCGGCGGCCTCGGCTTCCTCGCCGCGGCCGAGGAACGCGAGCTGGCCGCGGCGGTCACCGCCGCTTTCGCGGGACGCTGGCCGGTGGTGGCGCGCACCGGTGTCGAGACCGCGCTGCGGCGCCACCGCGACGGCCGGGGGCGCTCGCGCGGCTTCGCCCTCAACGACGTCGTCGTGCGGAGCGCCACCTCGTTCTCGGCCGTGCACCTGCGCGTCACCGCGCTCGGACTCGACCTCGGGCACCTGGTCGCCGACGGGCTGATCGCCGCGAGCGCCTCGGGCTCGACCGCCTACTCGCTCTCGGCGGGGGGGCCGATCGTCGCGCCCGACCTCGACGCGCTGGTCGTGACCCCGGCCTGCGCGCACTCGCTGGCCAGCCGCTCGCTCGTGCTCGCGCCCGGCTCGGTCCTGAAGGCCAGGGTGCTCACGAACCGGCCTGCGCTGCTGGTGCTGGACGGCCAGGAAGCCGTCGAGCTGGCCCGCCACGACGAGGTCGAGATCACGCTGGCGCGCAGGGTCGTGCGCGTCTACCAGAACCCCGAGCGTCCGTTCCTGCGCGCGCTGCAGCGCAAGCTGGGCTGGCAGGGCAGCGAGAAGCGCAGTCTGTAG
- the recN gene encoding DNA repair protein RecN codes for MLDRLSIRDVALVERAEIEFGPGLHVVTGETGAGKSLFVESLALALGGRADAGLVRTGAKAAVVVAEFRLGGDGARRANALLAEWGVEFDGETLLVRRELSAEGRSRAFVNDASVTVASLRRLAEGLVDLHGQHEHQSLLREGAALATLDRLGALEDRRAAFAEALASLREAEGDLERLADSLATFAERRDHLETAARELDEAKFAQGEEEALRLEAARLAHADRLRELAAGALERLSDGEGAAADSLGAARRALEQAAALDATLEDTLGSVQEAAIAAEDAARSLSAYLERLDSDPAALERIEARRELYARLTRKYRRDVPGLLAWREELRAELTQGADADGTLEQARERVAARGTTARALGQALTRARKSAALQWSTLLSRELEPLGLPRATLAFEVMALPDGRPGPAGLDEVLLQFAANPGESARPLQKIASGGELSRVMLALKSALQTRDRVDLLVFDEVDSGIGGAVAQAVGERLRDLAEHRQIVCVTHLPVIAALGRRHFAVSKQVANGRTIARVHTLEPGERVEELARMLAGERVTETTRRQARELLSAPAGER; via the coding sequence ATGCTGGACCGCCTGAGCATCCGCGACGTCGCGCTGGTCGAACGGGCCGAGATCGAGTTCGGCCCCGGCCTGCACGTCGTGACCGGCGAGACGGGCGCCGGCAAGTCGCTGTTCGTCGAGTCGCTGGCGCTCGCCCTGGGCGGCCGCGCGGATGCGGGCCTCGTGCGAACCGGCGCGAAGGCGGCCGTGGTCGTGGCCGAGTTCCGCCTCGGCGGCGACGGCGCGCGACGCGCCAACGCGCTGCTCGCGGAGTGGGGCGTCGAGTTCGACGGCGAGACGCTGCTGGTCCGCCGCGAACTTTCGGCCGAGGGCCGCAGTCGCGCGTTCGTCAACGACGCGAGCGTGACCGTCGCCTCGCTCAGGCGCCTCGCCGAGGGCCTCGTGGACCTGCACGGCCAGCACGAGCACCAGAGCCTGCTGCGCGAGGGCGCCGCGCTCGCCACCCTCGACCGTCTGGGCGCGCTCGAGGACCGGCGCGCGGCGTTCGCAGAAGCGCTCGCTTCGCTGCGCGAGGCCGAAGGCGATCTCGAGCGGCTGGCGGATTCGCTGGCCACGTTCGCCGAGCGGCGCGACCACCTCGAGACGGCCGCGCGCGAGCTGGACGAGGCGAAGTTCGCCCAGGGCGAGGAAGAGGCGCTGCGCCTCGAAGCCGCGCGCCTCGCTCACGCCGACCGCCTGCGTGAACTGGCCGCGGGCGCGCTGGAACGCCTTTCGGACGGCGAGGGCGCCGCGGCCGATTCGCTCGGCGCGGCGCGGCGCGCGCTCGAGCAGGCGGCGGCGCTGGACGCGACCCTCGAGGATACGCTCGGGTCCGTGCAGGAGGCCGCGATCGCCGCCGAGGACGCCGCCCGCTCGCTGTCCGCGTACCTGGAGCGGCTCGACTCCGATCCGGCGGCGCTCGAGCGGATCGAGGCGCGGCGCGAGCTGTACGCGCGGCTGACACGCAAGTACCGGCGCGACGTACCGGGGTTGCTGGCCTGGCGCGAGGAGCTGCGCGCCGAACTCACACAGGGAGCGGACGCCGACGGCACGCTCGAACAAGCCCGGGAGCGCGTCGCCGCGCGCGGGACGACCGCCCGCGCGCTCGGGCAGGCGCTGACGCGCGCCCGCAAGTCGGCCGCCCTTCAGTGGAGCACGCTGCTCTCGAGGGAACTCGAGCCGCTCGGCCTGCCGCGCGCGACGCTGGCGTTCGAAGTCATGGCCCTGCCCGATGGGCGCCCCGGACCCGCGGGTCTCGACGAGGTGCTTCTGCAGTTCGCCGCCAATCCGGGCGAAAGCGCGCGGCCGCTGCAGAAGATCGCATCGGGGGGCGAGCTCTCCCGGGTCATGCTGGCGCTTAAGTCAGCGCTGCAAACCCGTGACCGCGTTGACCTTCTCGTCTTCGACGAAGTAGATTCCGGCATCGGCGGTGCCGTCGCTCAGGCCGTGGGGGAAAGACTCCGCGATCTGGCGGAGCACCGCCAGATCGTATGCGTCACCCACCTGCCCGTGATCGCGGCGCTCGGACGGCGTCACTTCGCGGTCTCGAAACAGGTCGCCAACGGGCGCACCATCGCCCGCGTGCACACGCTCGAGCCCGGGGAGCGAGTCGAGGAACTGGCGCGAATGCTCGCGGGCGAGCGGGTGACCGAGACCACCCGCCGACAGGCGCGCGAATTGCTGTCGGCGCCCGCCGGAGAGCGCTGA